In Solanum lycopersicum chromosome 5, SLM_r2.1, the following are encoded in one genomic region:
- the LOC104647394 gene encoding pathogen-associated molecular patterns-induced protein A70 — translation MIECLASWLTPIILFCLLNLMIGTIFITSNLKTHKNTVTTTTPSRVKSFNFCFPDPFPSHNSQLDPTSSLLQRVKSINLSFSRPDQIPLYDDEIEPQIEVSHVTRSKSATCTEEKVQTRTILVKSASEKKMPEVDLRRPATTRETVRDDEAVDKKADDFINKFRQQLKLQRLHSILRYKQMLNRGDPSN, via the coding sequence ATGATTGAATGTTTAGCTAGCTGGTTAACCCCCATTATTCTCTTCTGTTTATTGAATCTAATGATTGGAACTATTTTCATTACTTCAAATCTCAAAACTCACAAAAACACCGTCACCACAACAACTCCATCTCGAGTCAAGTCCTTTAATTTCTGTTTTCCTGATCCATTTCCCTCCCATAACTCACAACTCGACCCTACTTCGTCTCTGCTACAACGGGTCAAGTCCATCAACTTGTCTTTCTCACGACCCGACCAAATTCCCCTATACGATGATGAAATTGAACCGCAGATAGAAGTGAGTCACGTGACAAGAAGTAAATCTGCAACGTGCACGGAGGAGAAAGTACAAACGAGGACGATATTGGTGAAATCGGCAAGTGAGAAGAAGATGCCGGAGGTGGATTTGCGCCGACCGGCAACGACGAGGGAAACAGTGAGGGATGATGAAGCAGTTGATAAGAAAGCTGatgattttattaataagtttagGCAACAATTGAAGTTACAGAGGCTTCATTCTATTCTTAGGTACAAACAAATGTTGAACAGAGGCGACCCATCCAATTGA
- the LOC138348723 gene encoding secreted RxLR effector protein 161-like: protein MDKTHPLSTSMIVRSFEVSKDPFRPQEENEEPLGPEVPYLSAIGALMYLANATRTDITFSVNLLARYSSSPTRRHCNRVKHILRYLRGTSDMGLFYTNKDSADLVGHADARYLSDPHKTRSQTGYLFTYGGTVISWRSTKQSTVATSSNHAEIIAIHKTSRECVWLRSVIHSIKERSDLKCDIKIPQYYLKITMDA, encoded by the coding sequence ATGGATAAAACACATCCATTAAGTACTTCAATGATTGTCCGATCATTTGAAGTGAGTAAGGATCCATTCCGACCTCAAGAAGAGAATGAGGAACCTCTTGGTCCAGAAGTACCTTATCTTAgtgcaattggggcacttatgTATCTTGCTAATGCTACGAGAACTGACATAACATTTTCTGTTAATTTGTTAGCAAGATATAGTTCTTCCCCTACACGACGACATTGCAATAGAGTTAAACATATATTGCGATATCTAAGGGGAACTAGTGATATGGGTCTGTTTTATACTAACAAAGATAGTGCAGATCTTGTTGGTCATGCAGATGCACGTTATTTATCTGACCCACATAAAACTCGATCACAAACAGGCTATCTGTTCACATATGGAGGTACTGTTATATCATGGCGATCTACGAAGCAGTCTACTGTcgctacttcttcaaatcatgctgaGATAATAGCCATTCATAAAACAAGTAGAGAATGTGTATGGTTAAGATCAGTAATACATTCTATCAAAGAAAGATCTGATTTGAAGTGTGACATCAAGATACCACAATACTATTTGAAGATAACGATGGATGCATAA